In Flavobacterium gelatinilyticum, a genomic segment contains:
- a CDS encoding GNAT family N-acetyltransferase, producing the protein MTNMEPTLTMEIKDNTFARQFEATVPEGLLSVEYSFQEKKIFLTKINTPENFENQSVIDILLKNIMELSTEKNFRVVPIHPKIAAFFKKNPKYKELLPPGIRI; encoded by the coding sequence ATGACAAATATGGAACCTACTTTAACTATGGAAATCAAAGACAATACTTTTGCAAGACAATTTGAAGCCACAGTCCCTGAAGGATTATTAAGCGTAGAATACTCTTTTCAGGAAAAGAAAATCTTTTTAACTAAAATAAATACGCCTGAAAACTTTGAAAACCAGTCTGTAATCGACATACTGCTTAAAAATATTATGGAATTAAGCACCGAGAAAAATTTCAGAGTAGTTCCTATTCACCCAAAAATTGCGGCATTTTTCAAAAAAAATCCAAAATACAAAGAATTGCTTCCTCCGGGAATCAGAATCTAA